The region CAGAACTGGCCCATTCTTGGCAGTGGTATAGAAATGAGGATATTgtggaaggagggaaaaaggCTGGGGTTGGGAGTGGGGAATGGCTCTTTCCTGGATCTTTGATAGAACATTAGAAGGAAATATGCAGGAAAGTTTATGAGAAATTAATGAATGATTGTGTGTTTCCAGTACATTggaggcattcaataaatgctacaCAAATGAGTCCAAGTCAAAATAGATATTAGAAAGTTTTTCCTATAGTACCTTTTCTACTTTCTATAGGGCCACTTTAAGACTGTCAGTCGAGAAGACTTGGGAATGGAAGGTGTAAAGTTCCCCTTTCAGTAGGTTCCTGTGCTCAGATTACTTCTGCAGGTTTTACTCTAATGCCAGAAATCCAAACTGAGGCTCACCACCTCAGAAACCAGGGTAAGCAAGAAATCCTCAAAATTCCCCTCTTCCAGGAACACAAATCATTTAGGACTAAAAGTGAGCTTTCCATAACAACAAGATTTcttgacttttaaaagaaaataataccctATTATGAAGACTACTGCAAAAATATCAGGTCTCCTGGAAGTCATAGACCAAGAGTTACAAGGAGCCTTTTAGATCATCTGttcgttttttaaaaacaatagttaTGTCCAAGAAGTACTCAATAAGTTTTCTCAAGTGTATTTATTAGAACTCACATTCACACTTGGCTATCACCAAAAGCTAAGTGTAGTTTAAATGCCAGAGGACTCGACCTGTTATTCTAAGCCAAATgccattttaaacttttttattttgcttccttctCATATCTTAGAAGAAAATTACTGATGTTCTTGCAAAATCGGAGCCCAAACCAGGGACACCTGCAGACCTACAGCAGCTGATGAAGGACTATTATAGCAGCAGTCGTTCAGTGATCGAATTAGAAGAACTGAACTTGCCAGGTACAAACAGGCTTCAGTTTTCCTAACGATGAAGAGCAGAACAGGCTCATCTTTCCTCCACTGAATGCCATGGTTGGGTATCTCTGtcagtaaattaatatattttccatgtGCTAATATTCCTTTTCTCAACCTAATAGTTTTAATGATTTGCTTATTAGGATGCTAAGCAGTATTTTTTTGAATCTAATAATAAGATTTgagattgtattttcttttttattcaaaagGCTAATTGTtggatgtgtatttttttaagtggacTATTCAAGAAAAATTCCTAATGAGGACAAAAGttaaagtatacatttataaaagtatAGATATGAAACATTATTTTGTTCATCCTTTATAGACAAGAACTTTAGCCTTAATAAGCATCTTAGTTTTGTTGTCCTTCTCACGGATTTCCAGTCATGGTTTTGCTTTTAGGGTAGTGTTTCAGGTTGCAGCCCAGACTTTTTCAAGCAGACTATCTAACAGTAGGAACAAAATTCTACATTTCTAGCAAGGCCAACACCTCACCTCAGGTGATGCTTAAGCTTACTGAAGTTGAGATCTACTGCCTTAGTGTATTTATAATTAAGAGAGAAGATATTGCAAAATTATAATaactaattttaattaatcaaaattatgATGCATGCTGTATAACTCTTTTTGGTAGCGATGGAAGAAAATAGATGTTGTCATAAAATCAAACCATAAAAGTTTGGGTGCCACTACTTAAGATGCACTATTTATAGACTACTAGGGATATCTAATACTGCTTTTGGAAAAAGTCGAGGGTAGCTTGATTTCCTTTTTCCATTACAACTTATGCTTTCTAGAAGCTTGAGAAGCTGAGAAACAGTCTGTTCCCtggatttttataattcttttgtgATATGCTTTTTTTACAAACGCACATTGAGTTTGGAGACATGAGTGCCCCTGTCTGTTTCTTTTCCAAGAAGATTACCCTTTAGGGAATTGAAGGAGTGTGTTTGCACATGAGCAAAATCTGGAGTTTTAGACTTACTGACCCCAGACGGCTCCCACAGCAATTGAAAACCACTCTTCTCAGCACACTGGTGCCTCTCGAGTGAGAGCTATGTCCTGACTGCTCTATCACACGAACCAAGTGTTATACAAAACCACTTTTTAAGCTTTAACTAAAGTTTGGTTTTTCCTATGATTCATGGTCAGTTTTAGTTCTTTGTTAGAACATAACTTGAACTTGGAAAGTTAATGGGGCTGCTACTATTCTGTAACTTCTTGGGATATCACAAACCTTGATTCTCTCTAGAATTCTAGAGTCAAAGGTCAGAAAAAACCTTTAAGAAGTCATATGAGTTCCATAGTGAATTTGCattacattgttattttattagaGTTCAGTATAGTTAGGCAAGAATGTGTGGACATGGGTTGGTTTAGAGAAGAAGGAAATTATGTTAGAAATAATGTTATAGCCAGAAAGAacaggttttcattttcatttaagaaattagGCCATTCTGAGACACAGTAAACTGAGACATCATAGGAAGGTTTAGGAAAAAAGGCCTTGGTTGCTACACTATTGAGACTAAGGACAGAGAGAAGTCTATGGTAGGTGAGAGGAGGGAGATACCGTGGGTTATTTGGGACAGGCTCAAAAAAGGGATAAATATAAGgtagatataaataataaaatgttgttCCTATTTAGTTTGTCAAGTCACTAACTTGGGTTTGATTTGAAGTTGTTTGTGTCTGTAGGACAGGAACATGTCTTTTCAATTAATGTTGTACACTGTACATTGTTAATGTCATACACATGAGGACTTAATTAGGGTTTGAGCCTGGAGTCACCTGGAGCTAATTAACTTCTCTGTTGTCTCCTAAGAGCTGGAGTATAGTTTAGATCAGTGATTCCTAAATGCCTGTACGCTAGCTGCAACCAAATCACCCAGGAACCTCTCAAAGGAGATTCCCAGGCCCTCCAAGGGGTTCTGACTCACTATGCAAAAGGGAGACCAGGAATCTGTATCTTTTGTAAAGCTTTCCAGGTGAGTCTGATCATATCCAAACTTGggaaattacaattttaaagacCATAAAAGACTCCACAACAATAAAGGAGGCAACAGCTTGGAAGTTAGTTACTCACATAAGGTGAGTTGTATGTGCTGGGTCACAATATACATTTCCTTTAATTTAGTAATAGTTTACTCCCTAACACTATGCTGGATTTATAGACAAACTTTTTCTTATAGAAAGAATTAGAATGATAACCATGATGTTGCTTTGTTATTCCTATCAGGTATAGAGTTAATACTACATAATTGCTAGTCCATGATTATCATTGGTTGGGCAAGGCCCCTGTTTTACTTTAATGTGTTATGTTGTCTTTTATTGTGTTGTGTTGTATTTTGATGCATTATTCCCATTCTTTCCCAATCCACactctattttcctttccttatagGCATTCACTTTAATGTGttgatgtacatttttaaatatgtatatattcttatgaaattcttataaaatatgtcATGTTGTATATGTAGgtacatattaaaatttatctagaTGACTTTGTGCTGATCCTCTCGTTTCTTTCTTCACTTGACACTTTTTCAAGATATGCCTCTATGGCTATATGCATATCTAGCTCATTCCTTCTGTTAATGCTACATTATATTCCAATATTTTTATCTACCACATATTCTCATCCGTTTTCCCCAATATGGACATCTAGGTTGCTTTAAGCCTCTAGTATCACAAATAATGCCAGAATGAATATCCTTTTGTATGTGCCTTTATAGACCACACAAGAATTTCTTCCTATTATTTATGCAGAAATGAAATATTGGGGTCATAGTGTTATACATCTTAATATTACTACTTTTCAGAATAGATATACCAATTTATGCTTCCACCTACCGTTCCCAAGAGTTGCCATCAACCTACATTCTCGACAACACTTAGCATTATACATCTTTCTAACATTTGCCATTCTAATGAGTGTGTATTTGCtcttctctgatgactaatgggTTTGAGCATCTCTACATAGATTTGTTAGCCACTTCATTTTGTCATTATGTAGTGCCTGTTTTatggatttgaaaaataaatgtgcttCATTAGTCTGAAACGATAAAACAACCTTCTTTTTCACTGCTCTAATAACTGATGGGTTATTGGAAGGTTAAAATTTTACTTGTTGAGGGTTAAAATTTTACTTGttggcccagcacagtggctaatgcctgtgaTCTTAACACTTAGGGAGGCTAaagcagaggatcacttgagtccaggagttggaggttgcagttgagctatgatgatgccactgccctctagcctgggtaacagagtgagaacctgtcctCTCAAAAAAGTTATTGTTGGTGCTGCTGTTATTTTAAATACTGGAtagtcggccgggcgctgtggctcacgcctgtaatcctagctcttgggaggccgaggcgggcggattgctcaaggtcaggagttcaaaaccagcctgagcgagaccccgtctctactataaatagaaagaaattaattggccaactgatatatatataaaaaattagctgggcatggtggcgcatgcctgtagtcccagctactcgggaggctgaggcagaaggatcactcgagcccaggagtttgaggttgctgtgagctaggctgacgccatggcactcactctagcctgggcaacgaagcgagactctgtctcaaaaaaaaaaaaaaaaaaaaaaaagagttaaatacTGGATAGTACTTTAATATAATGAAACCCCAATCCTCTAATGTTTTACAGCCTATTCAAGAATACCTCATTTACATTTCATCTCTTTTgattgtgtgtatgtttgtaaaATTCTCTACAAACCATGTTTCTCATATTTCTAGATTCCTGTTTCCTCAAAGCCAATGATTTGACTCATAGTCTTTCATCATACCTAAAAGAAAGTAAGTAAACTCtgattttaatctatttatatttattcttgttttacttCAGTTTGAGAATTTGGGTTTGGGTCtcgtttttgttttatattacatTAGAAATATTGGTCTAAGGACTCCAGAGAATAGTGTTCTAGTCCCAGGTCCCCTGTTGATTTGCTACTTGACCTGGGACAAGTCACTGAGTACTCTCCCAGACCTGAGTTTGTTATATGAAAGATAGGGAAGAGGAACCATGTGATCTGTATTCCAGCTGTGAGATTCTGAAATTCTGTTCGCATGTTCAGAACTCAGATCatggccaggcaccatggctcacacctataatcctagcacttgggaggctgaggcaggaagatcacttgaggccaggagttcgagaccaggctgagcaacatagcaagactctgtctctacaaaaagtagaaaaattagccaagtatggtgttacatacctgtagtcttagctactcaggaggatgcggtgggaggatcacttgaatctaGGAGCCTAAGTtgtagtgagccatgatgatgccactgcactccagtgagaccctgtttcaaaaaaataaaaaattcagatcATGACTATTGTGAAGACAATCTAATTAGATCTTTTCAACATGTATTGTGTGTAGCCAGGGATAACTAGATTATTCATATCAAGTGGTCATTTATGTGTGGCCAGCAATGAAAGTTAGATGTAGAGATTTACCATTCCTCCTTCAAACTGTAAGCAATTCTGATGACACTCAACTTGAAACCATAAACCTTTCTCAGCATCCAATTCAGCAAATGTAAATCTAGATAATAATAGAATCAACTTCACTATCTTATgagaactagaaaataaaatgtatataaagggCTTAGTATAGTgtcaatgtttaataaatgtttactattatTTAAAGGTTCTAATATCTATGTTGAGTGTCcctttaaaatttaacattattgAACAAGAATTTTTTCCCTATTTAgtcaattattttaaagcatgaaccagaaaatattaaaaatattattctaaactGTTTTACTTAGTTCTAAAACTATTCATTCACATTTAGGTACTTGTCATATTATATGTTTTGTGTTGTAAATGaatgatattttctttgaatCTAATATCTACCATAAccagaaaatagaattataattaattataatgaaCAGTGGTCATTACATTTTATGATGCTTAAACACTAACAAAGAATTAATTGGGGAATATTCAACTTTAGGGGCCCAATTTTGCTATATTTAGAATAACTTTTTGTGGTCTTTTTTCAAGTCTGTCCTAAGTGGGTAAAACTTCGGAAAAACCACAGCGAGAAGAAATCAGTCTTGATGCTGATCATCTGCAGCTCTGCCATCCGAGCCCTGGAGCTCATTAGGTTGGAAGCTTCACCTATTCTATTTCATAAATGTGCTCTGAGTAACTGATATGGCCAAGCTAATATGTTCTATTTGCTAGAGATACACCAATGAACAAAACAGTTTCTGCCTTCATGGAATTTATGTTGCAGTTGgcaagacagacaataaacaaaaaaagatacagtATAATGTCAGGTATAAGTTATCTAAAGAATAATATCTAAAGAATGATATATTATCTAAAGAATGATAAgttatctaaagaaaaaataaagcataacaaAGGGATAGAAGTAGACAGGGACTACTTCAAAAAAGGTAGTCACAGAAAGCTTCTCTAAGGAGATGAGATTTCAACAGAGACTCAAATGAAGTGAAGGACAGAGCTAAGCAGCTATCTGGGAGAAGAGCATGCCAGGTAGAAGGGAGGGGAAGTAGAAAAGACTCTGAGATAGGATGCCACTGGAGGATTTTGAGGAGTCACATGATCCGTATCATCATTATAAAGGATCACTTTGGCTGCTGTGTAGAGAACACACATGGTGGAGGGCAAAGGTAAAAGCAGGGAGATCATACCAGCAACAAccagttagaagaaaaaaatggaagaaaacatctgacttaaaatagtaacaaaaaaagatagaaaaccaaggaataaacttaaccaaaatcTATATACAGAAAACATCATATAATGGATATGGACAAtcttgaacaacaacaaaaaaggtacACTGTATTCTTGAATAGGTAGACTCAGTGTTGTAAAGTTGTGTGTTTAACTTAGGATCATCTACAAATTTCACAGATTCCTAAAAAAACTGCAAAAGAATTGTGTTTTAAACTGGATGAACTAGTTCTAAATTCATGTGGGAAAATACACAACTAAAAATAGGTGGGGAAATTCTGAAAaagaggtctgtctggaaagtatccagccattgttaataaaatatatattacatggctgcatactttctggacagaccttttatatatatatgtgtgtgtgtgtgtgtatgtatatatatatatatataaagtgaagtctcaataattaaaacagtatggaaCTGGCACATGCATGACAAATCAGATTAGTGAAACAGAATTGAAagttcagaaatagacccaaatGCATATGAAAATGTAGCATATGCCTAAGGTGACAAATCAGAAATCAGTAGGGAAAGATGTGTTATATAATAAGTGCTGTTGGAACAACTGAGTAGCcatctggaaaaataaagttggattcATGTCTCACTTCTTATACCAGATAAATTCCAAATGGACCAAAAATTTAGatgtaaaaattatgttttaaagttaTGTTGTCAGTGTTTTACTAAATACTTTCGCATACCCTTTTATTTACTGTAGTTTTTGTAGAATAAACAAAAAGGCTTCGACTAGGTCAGTGGTAATATTCAGCTTTCAGTAAGGAGCCATCAGAGTAAGTGGACTTACTGGGACCAGCTCTCTCTTACTGGGGCCAGGCTTTGAGAGGagacaaaacaaaggaaaatccaagttatgaagaaaaatgaacctgGTCAAACAGACTAAGGTGCAAATGTAGACATTCAGTAGTTATTTAGCATCTATTTTTCTCAATGAACTAATCTAATCATGAATTTAGGAAATAATGATTGTTAAATTTGTCTTTCAAGCGCTCCTTTCCCCACCTAAGTACACACATTAAATTGTGTCACATACCCTCCTAGTAAAACAAAGAGTTTCCTTCAACTTTCTGCTCCACACATAATTGATCTCCAAGACTCCAACTGTTTCTTGGAATCTCTACTTGCTGGTCCTAAAATCACAGGAGTTCACATTGacttttcagtgctttaaaaactACTACAGAACTCATTTCAGGTTCAAACACTGATGCCAAAGAGGTTGGCCTGGAGGTAGCCTCTTAAATTCAAGTTGTCAAATTGATTTGAGCTTCTACTATACATAAATTTCTTTCTGAGGGGCATAAAAGCACTGTGTTGTCATACCCCATTTACCAATTCTCAGCATTTTTCTGTGTCCCCAGTAATATTATGATCCATTTCAAGGTTAGGTGATTTGCAAAAAGTGATTTCTGAGCAGGCACAACAAGCCCTATTCATAAAgactaatatttaataattctaacTTTTGTAAGAACATCTGTTCTCTTGAGAAccttgagtttttaaattatcttcctAATTAACCTTGCCATGGAGAAAGCTTATGTGTAAGTAAAAATTGAATGCAACAAAGCATATACAGCATGATTTACTATTTTGCAAACTCATATGTTCCCACTGATCAAtaatatttctcaaaacataaTAATGATATGTAAAGGAAAGTAGTTATTTCCAGTTTAGTTTTGTCCCCAAATATCAGTTAAAAGATCATTCATTAATACCCActttttatcaaaacaaaattttagttcATATATGGAAATACCTATGGCAAATAAAAACAGGTAGTGAAaatggaagcaaagaaaaaagaccaCAAAATCAAGTGAAGCCACTTAGAATGATGCTCAAGATCACTTCTGTAAAGCTCTGTTTAGTTGCAAAGGTGGCCCCACCTGTGGGCCTGAACTTTCCAGCAGCCAGGATGAGCTGGGAGACATCAGTTGCCAGATTTGTGACATTCTCtggatttaagaaaagaaaaagttcccTAAGAAATATAGCTTTTCCCACGGTGACATAGTGGCAGCATCCTTAGTatcatctctacaagaaaaacgTTGGACAGAAGATGTGATATGGCTCTTTATAGAGCAGCACTGGTGCAGGCTGCGGGCCAGCTGCCAAGGCAGAGGTAGGAAAGGCAGGTGTGTAAGGCCACAGCCAGCATGGTCTGACCCTAGAGCTGGCAGTCTGGATTGATGTAGGTAGATCCAGATTGTTGAATACCTAGAAACTAAATGGACTGCCTGTCCTACGTGTAGGCTACAGCTTATAAATCGACCATCTAAGAGCTCAGTTTACCCCACAAGTATTTgtatctaaaaaaatttgaatgcaTTGCTCATATATAAAATCTGGTTGCACATATAAAAacccagatttctggcttctcgAAAAATCGGGTCTTGTAACACTGGGCCCATGATCTCACATCGTAATAGCTGGCTGAGCTGAGCACCAGTTGACCCTTTTACAACGGCACACACTTTACAGAGCATGAGCGCTCCAGTGCCCTCACACCTGCCTCCCAGAGCGCCTCACTCATTTATAACACCCACCTGTTCTCGTAGCTCTAACTCAGCCAGTCCTTTGCATcactggtttcctttctttttttttttttattcttccttccttgcttcctccctccctcccttccttccttcttttctttctttatggctAAAGCATTTccacatataaaattttacagaGAAGCTCAGTAGACAAAGTAGATAAAAGTAGCACTTCTCTGATACAAGGATATAAGCCCTCTGTCTTCCTCCTGTCTACTCATGCCCCGTTTCCCCTCACAGCAGCCACAGACCTTTGTAGATGCCCTTGGGCTTGGTAGAGCACAGGCTGACATCATCGCTCTAAGATATCTCTTGCAACCAAATTTTGTATGAGAACTACACTGCAGAGGTGGAAGAGAAATTCTCTGCCAGGAACCTGACATGCAGGTATTGTGTATTACAAGTGAAGGGCAGATCCAGTGTTTCAATAATGAAGGAAGCCTAAGTATGGTTAACATTGTATATGAAAGTTAGAAGCCAGCCCAGATGTGTGAATGAATAAAAGGCCACCCCACTGTCATTGCAAGGCTAACCTGAAAATCTCagaacttgtgtgtgtgtgtgtgtacacatatgcgCAAATATATACACATCCATCTGCATACATTCTTTGAATAAAGCTAGACATAATACTTACGTAGTCAACATGGCCCAGAATGAGTGAGTTTCCTTAAGCATtaatctgtttcttttcattagaTCAATGACAGCATTCCGAGGAGACAGCAAAGTtatgaaattatttgcaaaacacataaaGGTAAGCAAGGGCCCGAGGTTTCTGATGGGAGATAAAAGTGACCCCCAACGGCTACTCCCAGACCTTAGTCTTTTCCCTTCAACCTCTTCTAGTCTCCTCAGCAAGTGTTTTCCTTGGTGCCTTCCTTACATGACATATTTAACAACCATTCTGGTTTTCTTTGAATTTCCTGCCTCCACATACCTACCCCCCTCCCCTGACAACAGTCACTCCGCCTGCTCCATTCCTGTATAGAAGCTGAGGTTTGACCCCTGGATTCTTTGAGGGTTTACTGATTTTCTAGGGAGATGTTCTTCTTTGCCCTGGAAGTTGACCCTAAACGAGGGTAGCTCCATTTTGCTTCttactttcttaattttgaaataaaatgctcTAAATTGGCCTATGATTGCACTTTCTTAatgactcttttctttcttctcttccatcttGGAATAGGTCCAGGAGCAGGTAAAATTGCTGGAGAAGCGTGTGGTGCACCTGGGTGTAGGAACTCCAGGGAGAATTAAAGAACTTATTAAACAAGGTATGAAAAGAAGGCAGCAATACTCTTACCCAGAGCTGGGAGTTTGCCTCACCCCCATGTGAGTCTCAAAAACCGCATTTGGGCTATGAAGAAACCAGACCTCTGTGTTCATTCAGGAATTGGGAACAGCCTTTAGTCTGAAGCTAAGCCGCAAGTATAATGCAGTAGGGGATGATAAGGACTGTGGCAAACTGAAGTACATACGCCACCTAAACACATTCAAATTGCGATTGCTATGAGCAGGTTAGTAGATGCGTATAGCCCTCATTCCACCAATTTGCAGCCTCTGGAATTTATAAAGCTGGATGTGTTGAGCGTTTCCCTCTCACTTAATGGAGTTTTGGTTCCCCAGGACTCCCATTCTGGTTGAGGGCTGATACATAAAACATACTGAAACAAAAATGCCATTTCTATGGATGTAAAACAGATATTCGGGAATATTTCTCCCCAAATGCAGATCTCTTTTAGTGTTTTTATCCAGAAAGTATTCCAGACAAAAAATCCACCGGTGGATTTTTATAGTTTGTTGACTTTCTCAAAGCCATTAGTCTAAGAACCTGCTAACCTGCTGCCAGTGATCCGTTCTACCTACCAGACAGATTTAATGATGT is a window of Microcebus murinus isolate Inina chromosome 1, M.murinus_Inina_mat1.0, whole genome shotgun sequence DNA encoding:
- the CMSS1 gene encoding protein CMSS1 isoform X1 encodes the protein MADDLGDEWWENQPAGAASSPEASEGGGEDTEVMQQETVPVPVPAKKTKQPKECFLIQPRKTKEDSTKTRKRRKKKITDVLAKSEPKPGTPADLQQLMKDYYSSSRSVIELEELNLPDSCFLKANDLTHSLSSYLKEICPKWVKLRKNHSEKKSVLMLIICSSAIRALELIRSMTAFRGDSKVMKLFAKHIKVQEQVKLLEKRVVHLGVGTPGRIKELIKQGGLNLNPLKFLVFDWNWRDQKLRRMMDIPEIRKEVFELLEMGVLSLCKSESLKMGLF
- the CMSS1 gene encoding protein CMSS1 isoform X2 yields the protein MADDLGDEWWENQPAGAASSPASEGGGEDTEVMQQETVPVPVPAKKTKQPKECFLIQPRKTKEDSTKTRKRRKKKITDVLAKSEPKPGTPADLQQLMKDYYSSSRSVIELEELNLPDSCFLKANDLTHSLSSYLKEICPKWVKLRKNHSEKKSVLMLIICSSAIRALELIRSMTAFRGDSKVMKLFAKHIKVQEQVKLLEKRVVHLGVGTPGRIKELIKQGGLNLNPLKFLVFDWNWRDQKLRRMMDIPEIRKEVFELLEMGVLSLCKSESLKMGLF